The Lactuca sativa cultivar Salinas chromosome 2, Lsat_Salinas_v11, whole genome shotgun sequence genome includes the window TCACTAGGCTTTCAAAAATAAGATTTTAGTAGGTCAGGATTTGTAATTTTTCAAAACTTCTTACGATTTTCTAGAttgtaaaaatataatatataagttAAATCAAACACTTTAAAAAAATAACTTAATGATTTTTCCCAACCACAAAAACTAATtcaaatacattttaaaaaaacTCAATTCTATCACaactataaattaataaatcatttaccTAAAAGTACCTTTTAAATAGTCCCATAGAAAAACATTCATGTAAAATAAAAGAAGGCTATGGATGGATTCCAAGTGCATCTCCATTTTAATGTTGATGCAAAGGCTTAACAATCTTGTACAAAGAAccaaaaacaatttttcttgAATCAAAACATTTTTCAATCTTAAAAGTCACCATTTATCACATATAAAAAGGAAACTGCCAATTCATTTAACGATAATATTGTCACTTATAAGTCTATACAATACAAATCTTCTAAGAGTAAAACAATTGTAGTATCATTTATTTCAAAACCCTCATACCATTCTTTTCCCATTGTTTGTTCATCCACATTTCACAATTCCAGAAATCATTTTTTGCTCCATGGAAAACACCCACAACCCTAAACCATAAATCAACAAACCATCAACAACAAGCCATGAACAAAGATTAAGATTTAGTAATTAACAAAAACAATCTACATAACATACCTTTGAATTCTCGCTACGCTGATTTTGACCATAAAAATCAACATTATCAGTTGACACCATTGGCGACTTCCCTCCTCCATTGTGCCTATCTTCTCGTGCTTTGTTGAATATGTGAGTGTACGCTTCAGCTGATGCAGGATCTTTCTCATCCCACCCACCAAATTTTGGAATTGCAGGGCCATCGTCATCCTGCCAACGTCATCAATGGTGTTTTGTGAAATTTTCATCAGGATTAAAGCAGAGCATGTATTGTTTAAATTAACTTACAGTTTCATCACCACGAGGAACTTGCTTCAATTTGGATCTTCCAGGAGTAGAAGAAGGTGGACCATGGATAGCTTCTGATGAAACTTTTCTTTCCGACATAGGAGAAGAACCAGTGTTACCTTTGTTCCCAGATCTTGCCGGAGTATGTGAGTGCATTGGTGAGTTATCAAAGCTCCGATCAGAACCACCGCCACTCTGTCTGGAAGTCCGTCTAGGGTTTGGAAGAGAATCACTCGACATCTTCATGTTAACTTCTTCCTGGCTTACACGACTCTCCTCTTCTGTTCTTGATGTATTTCGTCTCTCTGGTTCAGACTTTGTTGAATCGCCATGTTTGATGTCAGCTTCTTCTGGAGCCTGAAATGGAAGTTCGTTGTTCGAAGAAGGATCAGGAAATTGTGCTTTCGTTTTACGAGCTTTCTTTGCTTTCTCGAAGTAAGCAGTGTAAGGAACATCTTCTTCGTTTTCCCAGTTCCCAAACTTTGGTACCTGCTGAATTCGAAAAAGGATGTGAAATTCAGAACTAATCAACCACAATAAACAGACAATTAAGTAACCACAATTCGAAAAAAAAGGATGTGAAATTGAGAATGGAGTATGAAAGTATCCAAATCCTCTAAGTAATGCCAAAATGGCAACGATTCAAGTAGTCAATCATGATAAATGTTATTACGAACATGTTGTAAGTTACAAACATCATAAATTTCAAAAATCGATTACTGAATTCGCTAAACTAAACCCTAAATTAGCGAAAACGCGGAACGAAAAACATAGATGATTAGAAATGATTCACGGATTGGAGATGAAATTGGATAAGATAAGAGAAATTTGAACTTACAGCCATGATTGGTGTTTGATTTGACGTATTAGGGAGCGCCTGTATGTTTATGCATTATGCTTCAATGAACTCCATGTATTGTTCACAAATGCGTGAACTCCCACCGCAGAGGTGAAGGGAGAGAGGATGACTGGTTAACCGGCGCCACCGGTCATCTAATTCGTGTAATTTGGTACGACAACGACGACCAATCGTTGACGAAACTGTAGACGACGTTGGAAGTTGAGGGGGTCGCCGACGATTCTGTCAAACTGCCGTCACAATCATAGGGCCACTACCATCCCTTTCGCTTCACCATTCCTTCTTCCTGATGTTACTACCATAAATCCATAATGGACAGTTTCTGTGGATAAATAGTTAAATACCCTTTCGCAATGCTTTAAATAATCTATATCTATATAATCAAATCTTACAAAGgagatataaaaaattaaaaatcaatgatttcttattttgcccACATTACTTCATAAGTACGTCTAACCTTTTGCATATTTTCACTATGTGATATAAATAATTTGCTTCTCTTAATATGGCTTTtgaattatattatatatttattagtggtcattttattataaaaatatattttttttggaacCAACGATTTTTAGAATATTTGAACCAAAACCGGTTACAACGATTCTTTAGTGTTTGGAACTGATATAGGAACCGGCGGAACGAGTACATAACCGGGTACATTGTGTTTAAGTTTACATATGACTTTAGAAACTATAAATAAACATACATTATAACTTTTATTACTGACGAGTTATGACTTAGAGCAACCGACTAAAAATGTTTGGTTAATGATGTGGATATGGAGGAGGGGTATTTTTAGGTTTTAAGAATGCAACCGAAACAATAACTTGAAGGAATCAAAAAAAGACAGTTCTTATTCGATAATCAAACAAAAACATGTTTGAATTAAGACTTATTGATTTGAGTTCGAATCAAACTAAAAAACACGTTCTAGAATTGAAAATGGCGAGTAAGCAACTCAAAATAAGATGAATTTCTTTattcgataatcaacaaaaacataaataaaaaaggTTCTACTAAGGGCTATTTATAATCTTACAAGCTATAACAAAAAGAAAACTATCAAATAAAAAGCAAAGTGTCTTACAAAGGCTTATTTATAGCTAAAACTAGTATTTGAGTCCGTGTTTTGCTGTGGGTTCTTACGTGTTTTTTTTACGTATTATGAATGTGAATCGATTAAAACAGTATACCATATCACAACTTTTCACATTGTCATACTTAGAGGATAAATAGAAAAGGTACATTataaatggttaattaaattgtgTCAGTATATAGTAACTTTTCTCAAATGATTTTTTAAATAGTGTGTGAACCTGTGCATTGCGTCGGAAAAATGGTGCATGATAATGGGTCCAAAAAcactaaaagttaaaaaaatagttgttagatgatttatcaacttaataagaGTTTAGGGGTTATTTTTGTAAGTTAAATAATTTttgaataattaataagaatACGCCGTCATAATTATAATTTGGATTAATTTATTCTCCAACAAAACAAATAATGCTAGAAAATGAGGTGCATGATAGAAGCTTACGTTAGCAAAACCTTTACAACAACTTATGAAGGGGATGAGGCGCAAGATAGAGGTTAAACTTAGTAAAACTCATGCATCATAAGTATCTTCTcttcccttgtatatatataataataaagaaGGGGATGAAAGAAGTTACATGTACAATATGCATAGAAAACAATACTTTTAGCTGCAGTAACTCTACACACAAAACTTAAGTTacattttgtatatatttataataaaccaaaCATGCTTCTAGAACCTTCCAGCTTAACCGACATAGAGAACCATGCAAACACCTCGCACACGTAACTCTTCGCATTATGCACTTTCGCATCCAATACCCAATACTAGGCATTCACAATCATCCTTCCAAACTTTTCATTTGCAACTCATCTTTCGGGTTTCGCGTCCACTCACTAGGGACTGCGATGGCTTGCGATCATTCGCATCCATTCACAACCGGTCATAACCAACATCCGACTTTGACTGCAAAAGGTTGTGATTCGTATTCGCATCATCCCCCCCtaaaaggaattgtcctcaattctgTTAGTcaatcatcatcaagataaggggAAATGTCTCCAACGTTGAATGTGGCGTTGACTCCATATGCACTTGGAAGTTCAACTTTGTAGGCATTATCATTAACTCATcccaccactttgtaaggaccttcagctctcgGCATCAACTTATTCTTTCTTTTACTTGGAAAAGTTTCCTTCCTCAAGTGTACCCACACTAAGTCTCCATTAACAAATATTCAATGCCTTTTGTTTGTATTTGACTTATGCTTATAAGATGCATTCACAACTTCAATGCGATTATGAATTTGTTCATGCAACTTCATCATCAACTTAACTTTGCTTTAGCATCCTTATGAACTAAttcttcctttggcaacaaaattAGATCTAAGAGAAGTTATGAATTAACACCGTAGACAATCTCGAATGGATAAGGCCCAATAGCGAACGCAGGAGAGCGACTATAAGCTAATTCAACATGTGCGAGCTTAAAGTCCCAATCCTTTTGAGTTTTACTCACCAACGCTCACAACAACCTTTCCAAAGTTCGGTTCATAACTTCCATCTACCCATCGGTATGTGGGTGATGTGAAGTACTGAGTAGTAGCTTCGTTCCAAACTTTCTCCATAACGTGTTCCAAAAATAACTTAGGAACATAGAATCTTGGTTCGCAACAATAGTTTTTGAAATCCCATGCAGATGAACGATCTCCTTAAAATACAAATTAGCCACATTACTAGCACCATTAGTTTTGTTGCAAGCAAAAAAAATGAGCCGTCTTGGAAAAATGATCCAGCATCACTATAATTGCATCATTACCCCTTTGAGTATGAGGCAAAGCAACAATGAAATCCATAGATACATCTTCCTAAGGATGATTAGGAACCGAAAATCGAGAGTACAACCCCTGCTTGAACGAACTTTTGGCCATTTGACATGTTATACATTTGTTCACAATGTTGGTCAAGTCCCCTAACATCTTCGACCAATAAAAATGCTCCTTTAGTATCTCCAAAGTCTTAGTAACTCTGAAGTTCCCAACCATCCTTCCACCATGAGCCTTTCACACCACCAACTTACGAATCGCATGCTTTGGAACGCAAAGTCGATTTCCTTTGAAGAGAAAGCCTTCTTGTAATAAGGACTCACCATTAGGTCCACTTATATATTTCACAAACAAATCTCCAGAATCTTTTTCATTTTCATAGTAGCTCTTCAAAGTCTTGAACCCCAACAATCAAGCATCTAAAGCTACTAACAAGGAATACCACCTCGACAATGCATCAGCCACTACGTTGCTTTTTCTATCTTAATATTTGGAAGAAAAGTGAAAATATTACAAAAATTCCACCCACTTGGCATGTGTACTCAACCTCTGTTGACCATTAATttacttcaacaattcatgatccGTGTGCAAAGGAAAATGATTTGCACGTATGAAATGACTCCAATGATCCAATGCATAAAACACCTTGTCATACATATAATAATTCAATTGAGAACCTCCAACTTTTAATGAAAATAAGCAATATGACATTTACCTTGAATGAGAACAACTCCAATTCCCAATTCCACTCGCATCATACTCTACCTCGAATGGTTGTGACAAGTCAGGAAGAGTTAAGACCGGAGCAGCATACAATAACTCCTTAACATTTGCAAATGCCTTCCGAGTGTCCTCCCTCCATGAAAAAACTCATTTCTTCAAACAACTAGTTATCGGACTCATAATGGTGCCAAATTTGCAAATGAACCTCCTATAAAACGAAGCAAGACCATGAAATGATCGAACTTCCAAAATAATAGTAGGAGTAGGCCATGCCTTAATTGCCTCAATCTTGGATTAATCCACTAAAACGTCATCTTTAGAAATGACATATCCTAAGAAAATCACTTTCTCCACCAAGAACGATCATTTTTCTTCTTCCCATAAAGTTTTTTGTGTTGTAAGAGTCTTGAACACTTTTCTTAAATGCACCATATGATCTTCTTTGCTTTTGTTacataccaagatatcatcaaggtATAGAACCATGAATCTCCCAATAATATACTTAAATACCTCGTTCATCAATCGCATGAAAGTACTAGGCGCATTTGTAAGaccaaatggaatcacaatccattcatatatctCGCATTTGGCCTTAAAGTTTGTCTTACATTCATCACCTTCTCTCATGCAAATCTGATGATACTCACTTTGCAAGTCAATCTCCGAAAACACCACTGACCGATGCAATTTTTCCAACATGTCGTCAAGTCTAGGAATGGGAAACCTATACTTGATCATTATATTGTACACTGCTTGGCTATCTACACAAATACGGTAAGTTCCATCCTTCATAGACATGAGTAGGACCAGAAGAGCATATCAACTAAGGCTTTCATGAACATAGCCTTTGCTCATCAACTCATTAATTTGTTTTTGCAACTCCTTCATTTCCCCATATTGAAATGATAGGCCGCCTTGTTTGGTAAAGAAGCACCTGGAAAAAGATCAATTTGATGTTCAATACTACAGATTAGGGGTAAACCCGGTGATAAGTCAGTTGGGAACACATCACGAAAATCCATGAGTAATTATGGACCTCCCTTGGATCTTCATTCTCAGTCTCCACCTTTGGGTCTTCTTTCGCAACAAGGATATAAATCTCCTATCCTTGGTTGAGAACCTATTCCACCTCCTTTTCACTAGCCAACATAGTGAGGCTTGGCTTCTTGTTGTTCATCGATTGCACTTCTGTTGAGGACATGGGTGACAACATGATTTTTTTCCCATTGTGTTTCAGTTCATACTCATTACTCTTTCTCTTATGCACCACATCATTATCAAATTTCCAAGCACGTCCCTATCGAATATGGCAAGAATCCATCATAATCGCATCACATAAAATCTCATCCTTGTTCATACTCGTTACTCCTTCCCTTATGCACCACATCTCGTTACTCCTTCGCTTATGCACCACATATTTattcgataatcaacaaaaacatCAATAAAAAGGGTACAAATAAGAGCTATTTATATCCTTACAAACTATAACAAAAAgaaaactttaaaataaaaaggaaatTATCAAATAAAAAGGAAAATGCCTTACAAAGATTTATTCATAGCTAAAATAAACCAAAGACACCTCTAGAACCTTCCAGTTTAACCTAGATAGAGAACCAAGCAAACACCTCCCACACATGATTCTTTGCATTCTGCACTTTTGCATTCAATAGCCAATACTAGCTGTTCGCAGTCATCTTTCCAAACCTTGCATTCACAACTCATCTTCTAGATTTCACATCCACTCGCTTGGGAGTATGATAGGTTGCGATCGTTCGCATCCATTCACACCTGGTCATAACCAACATTCGGCTTTGATTGTGAAAGGTTGTGATTCACATTCTCATCCAACAACCAAAACTAAGCGTTCGCAATTAACATCATTCTGGGTTTCACATCCACCTCGTTTGCATCCATTCTCTAGCTATTGAGATGGGTTCCAATCGTCCACACCAATTCGAATCCATTCACAACAATCAACTATACTAGAACTTCAAAAGTAGCATTACGTGTTCATATCATCCCCTCCCATTTTGAAATGATACGTCCTCAATTCAGCAAtgccatcatcatcaagataaagGAAAAAATCTTCGACATTAAACGTAGCATGGACTCCATATTCTCCTGGAAGTTCAACTTTGTAAGCATTATCATTAACTCTTCCCACCACTTTATAAGGAACTTCAACTCTTGTCATCAACTTATTCTTCCTTTTTCCTTGGAAAATATTCTTTTCTCAAATGTACCCACACTAAGTCTCCATCAACAAATACATGGGGGCTTCTTATTATTATTGGAATTCTGCTTATAAGTTGCATTCACAGATTCAATGTGACTATGAACTTATTGGTGTAACTTTATTATCGACTTTAATTTTTCttcagcatccttgtgaaccaactCTTCCTTTGGCAATAAGATTAGATCCAGTGCAAGGTATGGACTAACACCATAAACAACTTCAAATAGAGAATGACCAGTAGCGAAAGAATGAGAATGATTGTAGGCAAACTTAACATTCCAATCCTTTTGTGTCTTCCTTACCAACCCTCGCAACAACGTCCCCGAGATTCTATTCATAATCTCCATTTATTCATCTATCTGCGGGTGATGCAAAGTACTGAACAATAGTTTTGTACCCACCTTTCTCCATAACATATTCCAAAATAGATCAAAAACTTAGAGTCTTGATTCAAAATAATGGTTTTGGAATTCCATGAAGTAACATAATTTCCTTAAAATATAAATCAACAATATTGCTAGCATCTCTGCCTTGTGACAAGCCATAAAGTGAGCCATTTTGGAAAAATAGTCCACCGCCACTATGGTAGCATCCTTACCCCTTTAAGTATGACATAGAGCTACAATGAAATCCATGGATAAATATTCCCAATGATGAACAGGAACCGATAACGGCGAGTAAAAACCAGGCTTAAACGAACTTTTGGCCAATTGACACGTCACACATGTGTTCACAATGTTAGTTATGTCTCTTAACATTTTAGGCCAAAAGAAATTCTCCATTCACACCTCCAAAGTCTTAGCAATTATGAAATGCCCAACCAGTCCTCCTCCATGAGCCTCTCGAACCAACAACTCATGAATTGTATGCTTCAAAGCAGAAAGTCAACTTCCTTTGAAGAGAAAGCCATCTTGCATTACAAGTTCACCATCTGGACTACCTgaacatttcacaaataaatctACAATATCCAGGTTAGTTTCATAATAACCCCTCAAGGTCTCGAATCCTAGCAAACGAGCTTCCAAAGTTGCTAGAAAAGTATATCACCCTGAGAAAGCATCAACTACCATGTTGCTCTTTCCATCCTTATACTTAGAAGAAAAGTGAAAAGATTAGAAGAACTCCACCCACTTGGCATGTCTTGTCTTCAACTTCTTCCTCCCATTGATATATTTCAAAGATTCATGATATGAGTGCAAAATAAAATGATTTGTACACAAGTAATCACATAAAATTCCTTGTGATACGTGCAATAATTCAAACGAGCACCTCCTAACTTCTTGGAAAAATAAGTAGTACGGTgtttttcatgaatcaaaacaacTCCAATGTGAAAGCCACTTGCATTGCACTCCACCTCAAATAGTTGCGAAAAGTTGGGAAGAGCCAAAACAGGAGTAACACATAATAATTCCATGACCTTCATAAAAGGCCTTTTGAGCATCTTCTCCCCATGTGAAATCTCCCTTCTTCAAATAACTTGTGATTAGACTCGTAATGGTACTGAAATCGCAAATAAACATGTTATAAAATGAAGCAAGACCATGGAACAATCTAACTTCCAAAACATTAGTAAGAGTAGGCCATAAATTAATTGCCTTAATCTTGGACTATTCTGCCGATACACCATCTTTAGAAAAGACATAACCCAAAAGTATCACTTTCTCCACCAGAAATGGACATTTCTCTTGCTTCCTATAGATTTTTATGCTCTAAGGGTCTCGAatacttttttttaaatgcaCCAAATGATCCTCCCTAATTTTTCTATATATCAAAATGTTATCATGGTATACGACTACGTACCTACCCAAAAAAGATTTCAACACCTCATTCATTATTCTAATAAAATTACTAGGTGCATTCGTAAGATCAAATGGCATCACAGTCCATTCATACAACCCATGATTAGTCTTAAAGGCTATC containing:
- the LOC111893860 gene encoding RPM1-interacting protein 4 isoform X2, translated to MAVPKFGNWENEEDVPYTAYFEKAKKARKTKAQFPDPSSNNELPFQAPEEADIKHGDSTKSEPERRNTSRTEEESRVSQEEVNMKMSSDSLPNPRRTSRQSGGGSDRSFDNSPMHSHTPARSGNKGNTGSSPMSERKVSSEAIHGPPSSTPGRSKLKQVPRGDETDDDGPAIPKFGGWDEKDPASAEAYTHIFNKAREDRHNGGGKSPMVSTDNVDFYGQNQRSENSKGCGCFPWSKK
- the LOC111893860 gene encoding RPM1-interacting protein 4 isoform X1 yields the protein MAQVPKFGNWENEEDVPYTAYFEKAKKARKTKAQFPDPSSNNELPFQAPEEADIKHGDSTKSEPERRNTSRTEEESRVSQEEVNMKMSSDSLPNPRRTSRQSGGGSDRSFDNSPMHSHTPARSGNKGNTGSSPMSERKVSSEAIHGPPSSTPGRSKLKQVPRGDETDDDGPAIPKFGGWDEKDPASAEAYTHIFNKAREDRHNGGGKSPMVSTDNVDFYGQNQRSENSKGCGCFPWSKK